In the genome of Variovorax sp. PAMC26660, the window GATGCCGAAGTTGATGTCTTGCGCAAACGCGCCGACCATGCCCAGGCCGAGGGCCAGGGCTGCACAGAGTTTCTTGATCATGGATGACTCCAAAGTGGAACGTTGGGAAAGAAAAACGGGGCACGCCGCAGCGCGCGCGAGAGTCAGGCGACCTTGGCCGGGCGCGCAGCCCATGGCATCGCCACGGGCGGTGGCAGCACATGCACGCTGGCGCCTTCGGCGGCCGGCGCGACTGGTGCAGCGGACACCGCGGGCCGCAGCAGTTCTTCGGCCTGCACGCCATACAGCTCGTGCAGCAGCGCGGGCGTGAGCGCCGACGAAGGTCCGTCGAACACCACCTGGCCCTGGTTCAGCGCCACGACGCGCGGGCAGTACTTCATGGCAATCTCGACCTGGTGCAGCGACACGACCACGGTGCAGCCGTCTTCGCGGTTGATGCGCGCCAGGATCTCCATGACCTTGCGCGACGACTCCGGGTCCAGCGAGGCAATGGGTTCGTCGGCAAGCACCACCTTGGCACCCTGCACCAGCGTGCGTGCGATGGCAGCGCGCTGCTGCTGCCCGCCCGACAGCGTGGAGGCACGCTGCGCATGGCAGTCGGCAATGCCCACGCGCGCCAGCGCTTCAAGGGCCAATGCGCGCTCCTGCGCAGTGAACAGGCGCATCCAGCTGCGCCACCACGGCATGCGGTGCAGCGAGCCCACGAGCACGTTCACCAGCACCGGCAGCCGCGCGACAAGATTGAACTGCTGGAACACGAAGCCGACCTGCGAGCGCACCTTGCGGATGTCGCAGTGAATGCGACCGCCCTGCTGCACGCAGCGCCCGTCGATCTCCACCAGCGACCGCGTCGCGCCGTCGGCCGCCACCAGCCCGGCGATGTGCCGCAGCAGCGTCGACTTGCCGGAGCCCGAGGCGCCGATGAGCGCCACCATCTCGCCGCGTGCCACATCGAGATTGATGTCGCGCAACGCATGCTTGCCGTTGGCGAAGTGCTTGTTGAGCTGTCGGATATGCAAAAGAGTGTTCATGGCGGGCCTCAAAGTCGTCTAGACAAATGCAGTCTCGCCAACCGGTATGACGCGGCAGCGACACTTCAGCGACGAGCGCGTGTCACGCAGATTTCAGATGACGCGGCGCCCTTCGCGCCAGACGCCGCGCACCAGCGGATGCCGGGTGCCATCGGGCAAGGTGCACATGCGCACCTGCACCAGGTCCGCACGCAAACCGGCTTCGAGCGCACCGCGGTCGTGCAGCCGTGCGGCGCGTGCCGGCGCCTGCGTCACCATGGCCACGGCTTGCGGCAGCGTGACGAGTGCGTCGTCCACCAGCCGCATCGCCGCGCCCAGCAGGCTGCTGGGCACATAGTCGGAAGAAAGAATGTCGAGCAGGCCGTCACGCGCCAGATCGGCCGCGGCCACATTGCCCGAATGCGAGCCGCCGCGCATCACGTTCGGCCCGCCCATCACGTTGGCAAGGCCCAATGCACGCGCCGCGCGTGCCGCCGCCAGCGTGGTCGGAAACTCCGACATGCTCGCGCCCTCGGCATGGGCCTGCTCCACATGCGCCACCGTGGTGTCGTCGTGGCTGGCAAGCGCAATGCCATGGGTGCGGCAGTGGTCGACAAAGTGTCGACGGTGCGGTTGCGCGTACTCGGTCTGCAACCTGCCCGACTCGGCCAGACGCCGCTCGAACTTGCTGTCGCTCCAGCCCTTCTTGCCGGTGTAGTACACACGCGCCAGCTCGATGTCTTCCCACTGCCGCTGGCCCGGTGTGTGGTCCATCAATGAAATCAGCGACAGCCGCGCGTGTCCGCGAAAGGGCTCGAACAGCTCGATGGTGTTGGGCGCGGGCAGCTCGCAGCGCACATGCAGGTGATGATCGGCGCGCAGCAGGTCCTGTGCGGCGCAGGCATCGAGCATGGCCAGCGTCGCGCCCCAGGTGCTGCCGCGCAGGCTTTCCGGGTCGGCCTCGCCCACGCCGAGCGCGTCGAACACCGTGGTGATGCCGGCGGCAGCCACCTCGGCGTCGTGTGCCAGCAGCGCCGGCAGCGGGTTCCAGTGCACCTTCGGGCGCGGCATCAGGTGGCGCTCGAAGTTGTCGGTGTGGATCTCCACCAGGCCCGGCAGCAGGTAGTCGCCGTCCAGGTCGATCGAGCCTTCGGCGCTCGGGCCGCTGTGAATCGCGTCGATGCGGCCACCGGCCACCGACAGTGAACCTGACACCACTTCGTTCGGCAGCACCATGCGTGCGTTGGCGAAGACCATGCGTGCGCTCATGGCTGGCTCCTGAATTCGCCGACGTTGACGCGGCGCGTGGCCACTGCGGCACCGACTTCGGCGTCGTGAAAAATCCCGACCGTGGCGGCGCCGCGCGCCGTGGCCTCGCGGATCAACGCGATGACCGTGTCGGTGTTGGCCGCGTCCAGCGACGCGGTGGGCTCGTCCAGTAGCAGCAGCGGCTTCGGCTTGATCATGTTGCGGGCGATGTTGATGCGCTGCTGCTCACCGCCCGAGAAGGTGGCGGGCGGCAGGTGCCACAGGCGCTCGGGGATGCGCAGGCGCGTGAGCCAGCGGCGTGCTTCCTCGCGCGCGGCCTCGATGCCGGCGGGGTCATCACCGGCGTCCTCGGCCAACGGTTCGGCCACCACGTCGAGCGCGGGCACGCGCGGGATCACGCGCAGAAACTGGCTGACGTAGCCGATGGTGTCGCGGCGCAGGCGCACCAGCTCGCGCGGCGTCACCTGCGTCACGTCGACCGGGCCGTCTTCCGACTGCACGGTAATGTGGCCTTCGCTCGCACGGTAGTTGGCATAGATGAGCTTGAGCAGCGTGCTCTTGCCTAGGCCCGAGGCGCCGTCGAGCACCACGCATTCGCCGGCGGAAACGCTCAGATCGACCTGATCGAACACCGACAGTTCAAGCCGGTTCTGGTGGTGCAGCGTGAAGCGCTTGGCCACGCCCTGGATGTGAAGCAATGGAGTCGTCATGGGGTGAGCACCGAAGAAACAAGCAGTTGGGTGTAGGCGTGTTGCGGGTCGTCCAGCACCTGATCGGTGAGGCCGGACTCGACCACGCGGCCGTGTTGCATCACGACCATGCGGTGCGCGAGCAGCCGCGCCACGGCCAGGTCGTGCGTGACGACGATGGCAGCCAGCTGCATCTGCCGCGTGAGCTGGCGCAGCAGGTCGAGCAGGCGGGCCTGCACCGACACGTCGAGGCCCGAGGTCGGCTCGTCCATGAACATCAGGCGCGGCTGCGTTACCAGGTTGCGCGCGATCTGCAGGCGCTGCCGCATGCCGCCCGAGAAAGTGCGCGGCGCGTCGTCGATGCGCTGCGGATCGATCTCCACGCGCTGCAGCCATTCGGCGGCGGTGGCACGCAGGCGGCCGTAGTGGCGCTCGCCCAGGCCCATGAGGCGTTCGCCGACGTTGGCGCCGGCCGACACGTCCATGCGCAGGCCGTCGGCCGGGTTCTGGTGCACGAAACCCCAGTCGGTGCGTGCCAACAGGCGCTGCTGGGCTTCAGTCATCGCGAAGATGTCCTGCAGCCCGCCGCCGCGCACCTGGAATTCGACGCTGCCGGCATCGGGATTGTCTCGTGCCGCAATGGCGTTGAGCAGCGTCGACTTGCCGGAGCCGGACTCGCCGACCACGGCCAGCACTTCGCCGGGCCAGAGGTCGAAGGACGCGTCCTGCAGCGCCACGCGGTCGCCATAGCGCTTGCCGATGCCGCGCACGCGCAGCAAAGGAGGAAGGGAAAGTGCGGCGTTCATGCGGAGACCTGTTCTTCGGGTGCGGCCTGTTCGGTGGATGCCTGCTGGCGCGACTGGCAATAGTCGGAGTCCGAGCACACATGCATGCGCGAGCCCCGGTCGTCGGTGATGATTTCGTCGAGAAAGCTGTCGGTCGCGCCGCACAGCGCGCAGGGTTCATCCCAGCGCTGCACCTCGAACGGGTGGTCGTCGAAGCCCAGGCTTTCGACCGGCGTGTAGGGCGGCAACGCGTAGATGCGCTTTTCGCGCCCGGCGCCGAAAAGCTGCAGCGCGGGGTTCATGTGCAGCTTCGGGTTGTCGAACTTCGGAATCGGCGACGGCGACATCACGTAGCGGCCATTCACCAGCACCGGGTAGTCGTAGGTGGTGGCGATGTGGCCGTAGCGCGCGATGTCCTCGTACAGCTTCACGTGCATCAGGCCGTATTCGGCCAGCGCGTGCAGGGTGCGCGTGGTGGTCTCGCGCGGCTCCAGCCGCTGCATCGGCTCCGGCACCGGCACCTGGTAGACCAGCACCTGTCCTTCGGCGAGCGGCGCTTCGGGAATGCGGTGGCGCGTCTGGATCAGCGTCGCCTCTGCCGTGCGCGTGGTGGTCTCCACGCCCGTGGTGCGCTGGAAGAAGCGGCGGATGTTGACCGCGTTCACGGTGTCGTCCGAGCCCTGGTCGATGACCTTGAGCACGTCCTTCGGCCCGATCACCGCGGCCGTGACCTGGATGCCGCCGGTGCCCCAGCCGTAGGGCAGCGGCATCTCGCGCGAGCCGAAGGGCACCTGGTAGCCGGGAATGGCCACGGCCTTCAGGATGGCGCGGCGGATCATGCGCTTGGTGCGCTCATCGAGGTAGGCGAAGTTGTAGGTGGTGGCGGTGGTCATGGCTGTTCTCCCGTGGCGTCTTCGTTCCTGCTCGAGGAGGCGCGCATCTTTCGCACGAGTTCGAGTTCGGACTGGAAGTCGACGTAGTGCGGCAGCTTCAGGTGCTGCACGAAACCGGAGGCTTCGAGGCTGTCGCTGTGCGAGAGCACGAATTCCTGCATCTGCGCTGGGGCTTCGACCGCTTCGCCCAGTTCTTCGGCGCGCAGCGCGCGGTCGACCAGGCTCATGGCCATGGCCTTGCGCTCGCTGTGGCCGAAGGCCAGGCCGTAGCCGCGCGTGAACTGCGGCGGCTCGGTCTTGCTGCCGGCGAACTGGTTCACCATTTCGCATTCGGTGAGTTCCATGTCGCCGATGGAAATGGTGAAGGGCAGTTCTTCGGGCGCCAGTTCCAGTTCGACGCTGCCCACGCGGATCTCGCCGACGAAGGGGTGGCTGTGCGAGTAGCCGCGCTGCGTCGAATAGGCCATGGCGAGCAGGAAGCCCTCGTCGCCGCGTGCCAGGTTCTGCAGGCGCGTGGCGCGGTCGGCGGGAAAGCGCAGCGGCGTGCGCGTGAGGTCCACGGGTGCCGGATCGCCGGGTGGCACCTCGTGGGTCTCGATCAGGCCTTCGTGATTGAGCAAGTCGACCACGCGCGGCGTGACGGTGGGTGCGGCCACGCCTTCGCGCGTCTCGGCCTGTTGCGATGGCTGGGCATTGGCCAGCAGCGTGAAGTCGAGCAGGCGTTGCGTGTAGTCGTAGGTCGCGCCCAGCACCTGCCCGCCGGGCAGGTCCTTGAAGGTGGCGGAGATGCGGCGGTCCAGCTGCATGCGCGCAGTGTCGAGCGCAACGCTGGTGCCCAGGCGCGGCAAGGTGGCGCGGTAGGCGCGCAGCAGGAAGATGGCTTCGACCATGTCGCCCGCCGCCTGCTTGATGGCGAGCGCGGCCAGCTCGGGGTCATACACCGAGCCTTCGGTCATCACGCGATCGACCGCGAGCTTGAGCTGCCCGCGAATCTGCGATACCGACAGCTCAGGCGTGCCCGCATCGCCACGGCGCTGTTCGGCCAACAGCTCGTAGCTGCTGAGGATGGCGGCTTCACCGCCCTTGACGGCAACGTACATCTCAAGCCTCCAGTTCTTCGATGCGGGTGGTGCGCGGCAAGCCGACGATCTGTTGCGGCGCGGCCAGGAACAGGTCGACGCCGCGCGGGAACCCGGCGTGGTTGGCGGCCCACTGAACGGTGAAGGCAGAGGCGCCGGGGTGTGGCAGGCCGTCGACCTCGATCCGCGTGCTGTGCTGGATGCCGGGCCCGCGCAGCGTCCAGCCTTGTGCGTTTCCTGCACCGCCTTCGGTCAATGCGGCCACGTCGAGCACGCAGGTGGCCGACTGGTCGGGGTAGGCATCGCTGCCATGAGCAAAGCGATCAAGCGGCGGGCATTCGTCGCCCTGCGCGACCCATGCGAACTGCGCGTTCTCCGGCGCGTCGACCAGCACGCAGCCGGTGTGAAAACGCAGCCATGCGGCGGCATCGCTGCCCGCCAGCGAAGGCGAGAGCCAGAGGGTGCAGTCGGGGTCGAGCAGCGCCAGCAGCAGTGCGGCGGATGCGGCATGGCCGCGCGACGGCGTCTGCGCGTCGTGCGGCAGCGCGATCACGCGGCCGGGGTGCGACAGCGCCTGCAGCGCCGCGCGAAACACCGACTGGCTGCCCAGTGCCGCGTCGGAAAAGCCGGCGCCGAGATTCGAGAGATCGTGCGCGTTCATTCGTCGCCCTCCTCTTCGTCGGCGCCACCGGCTTCGCGTGCGACGGTGAAGAACTCGACCTTGCTGCTCTGCGCGCGGGCGTGGCGCCGGGCGCGTTGCAGCGCGAGGTGGCGGCGCACCGGCACCAGCAGTTGCGTGTTCAGCAAGGCCTGCTGCTCGGGGTCTTGCAGCAGCGCGTCGGCCACCGCAGCCAGTTGTGCGTGGCGGTGCGAGCGGCCCAGCACGTAGGCAACGCCGACCGCCGCGCTCACATCGCCCAGGCGCAATGCACAACGCGTCACCGTGACCTCGCCCACGTTGAATCGTTCACCCGTGCCACCGGCGCGGCCCTGCACCATCACCAGCCCGGTTTCGGGTGGACGCAGCCAATGCGGCGCGCCCTGCGCATGCGCGCCCAGAGCAGGTTCGAGCAGGTCGAGCGGGGCCCGCGCCAGTGTCGCCATCCACTGCGCCCGGTCGAGGGGGCGCTCTGCGGGTTCCGTGTCAAAAGCATGAAACATGAAAGTGATATTCTGAAAGTTGTATAGACAAATTGAACAACCGGCGCGAGCTTAGATAGCGCGCAAGACGACTTCATGACAACCACAACAAGTCCTTCCGCATCGCTTCCAGCACGCACTGAACGCCCCACTCGAGAAAGTTTCTGGACCCGCATCGCCGCCGACCTTGCCGACGCCATCGCGCGCGGCGTCTATCCGCCGGGGCAACGCTTGCCCTCCGAACATGCGCTGGCAGAGCAGTTCGGCGTCAATCGCCACACCATCCGGCGCTCGCTGGCCGACCTCATCAGCCAGGGCCTGCTGCGCGCGACGCAAGGCAGCGGCACCTATGTCGAAGAGTTCGCGGTCGACATCGCACTGGGCAAGCGCCCGCGGCACCATCAGCGCCTCGCGCAGGCGGGGTTGCGGGGTGCACTGCACGTGGTGGCATCCAGCACCGTGCGCGCCACTGCTGCGCAGGCCCGCGCGCTGGATGTCGCGGCGCGCAGCACGCTGCTGTGCCTGAACCTGATCGGCGATGCCGAGGGGCAGCCGCTGCACTTCAGCGAACGCTTCTTTCCGCTGCCGCGCTTCGCGAGGCTGGAGGCCGTGGTGCGCGAGACCGGCTCCATCACGGCCGGCTTTGCGGCCCATGGCGTGGACGACTACACGCGGCGCGAAAGCCGCATCACGGCGCAGATGCCCGAGGCTCCTGTGGCCGCACAGTTGCGCCAGCCTGTTGGCCGGCCAGTGCTCTTTGTCGAGAGCGTGAACGTGGACACGGCCAATGCGCCGATCGAATACGCGCGCACCTGGTTTGCGGGCGACCGCACCACGCTGACGGTGAAGCACGATGACTGAACACGCGTCCCGCAGGGCGCACCGCTACGCCGCCTACTTCGCACCCGCCATCGAAAGCGCCTGGTGGGAAGCCGGCAGCAACTGGCTGGGTCGTTGCGCGGCCAGCGGCGCACCAAGACCGCAGCCGGTCTTCGACGGATTGCCAGCAGAGCTGCAACGCAAGGCCACTGCCGCGCCGCGCCGCTACGGCTGGCATGCCACGCTGGCAGCGCCCTTCACGCTGTGGCCGCACATCGGGGAAGCGACCTTGCGCGATGGCCTGCAAACGCTCTGCCAGGCCTGGGAGCCGTTCGCCATGCCCGCGCTCGAAGTGGCGCTGCTCGACGATTTCCTGGCGCTCGTGCCCGTGCAGCCGAGTCCCGCGCTGCGCGCGGTGGCCGGTGCCTGCGTGACGGGCCTGCATGCCTTTGCCGAACCCCTTTCGCCCGCCGAGCTTCAGCGCCGCCGCGCGGCCGGCCTCACGCCCGAGGAAGACGCGCTGTTGGTGCGATGGGGCTACCCCTTCGTGCTGGAGCGTTTCCGCTTTCACATGTCGCTGACGGGCTCGCTGCGCGACACCGCGCCCGACATGGTGGAAGCACTGCGCGCAGCGGCACAGCGACATTTCGCGCCGCTCCTGGCATCGCCGCCTTTGCGCTTCGAGGGCATCAGCCTCTTCGCCGAACCCGCGCCCGGCGCCGACTTCATGTGCCTGGCGCAGATGGAGTTGGGCCGGTGACCGGACGGCTCGTGTACGTTGCCGGTCCCTCGGGCGCCGGCAAGGACAGCCTGCTCGCGTGGCTGAAGAACCGACTGTCGCCCGACGCGCCGGTCGCATTCGCCCGGCGCACCATCACGCGCGCCGCCACCGCCGACGGCGAGCAGCACGACAGCATCGATGTGCACGGCTTCCTGCACCTGCGCGAGGCCGGCGCCTTCGGGCTCGACTGGGAGGCCAACGGCCTTTGCTATGGCGTGCGCCATGCCGAGCTGCCACCGCTGCGCGGCAGCGCCGTCGTGATCGTCAACGGATCGCGTGCCTATCTGCCGGAGGCGGCGCGGCGCTATCCGGAGATGACAGTGGTTCACATCACGGCCAGCGTCCAGACCTTGCGGCAACGCCTCACGGCCAGAGGCCGTGAGTCCGCCGACATGGTGGAGGCGCGCGTGCAGCGTGCGCTCGATTTCCGGATGCCATCGGGCATGGCCGCCATCGAGATTCACAACGACCATGGACTGGCCGAGGCCGGTGAACGGCTGGCCCACGCGCTCCAGTTGGCGGCCGTTGCGTAGGGCGCGCCCGCCGGCCTACATCTCGAACGCTTCGACCTGTCGCCCGTCGATGTCGGTGAAGCCATATTCCCGCGCGAGGTCGGCCACGCGCAGCACTTCACCGCTCTTCTCCATCACTTTCGGATCACCCGCCAGCGCCGCGACCGCCCGACCCAGGTAGCGCGGCGATTCCGTGCGTGCCAGCGCCGGCTGTTCGTGCCAGTGCGCCTCGTCGGTCTTGTGGCCAGCCAGAACGAATTCGGTGCGCATCCAGCCCGGCGACACAGCGATGGAAGCGACGTTGTGCGGTCGCAGGTCCTGCGCCATGCCAAAGGACAGGCGAGTCATCGCGGCTTTGGCGAGGTCGTAGAAGAGATTGCCGCGCAGGTAGTGGTCGCGGTCCCAGAAGGTGGTGGTGAGCACCAGCCCCTTCTTCTGGCGCACCATCAGCGGCGCGGCACAGCGGCCAGCCACGAGATGGTTGCGCACGCCACGGTCGAACATCGCGTCCCAATTGGACAGCGGGTGCTCCCAGAAAGGCGCGTCGAACACGCCGTTGAAAGTCTCGTGGCCGCCCCAGGCGTTGTTCACGAGCAGGTCGAGCCGGCCCGCGTCTTTCTCTACGCGGGCGAAGAGCGCCACCACTTCTTCTTCGCGTGTGTGATCGCATGACACGGCAATGCCGTGCCCGCCCATGCGGGTGACTTCGTCGGCCGTGTCGTCGATGCTGCCGGGCACGGCCTGCATGTCCGACAGGGCCAGCAACTGTGCGTAGGTGGTCGCGGGTTGTTCGCGTGTGCTGCGCCCGGTGACGTACACGGTGGCTCCGGCGGCGCCCAGTTCCACGGCGATGCCGCGACCCGCGCCGCGGCTTGCGCCTGTCACGACGGCCACGCAGTTCTTCAATGGGCGGTTGGCGCTTTCGTTCTGCATGTTCGGTTGTTCCTTCGATCTGCCTGCATAAGAGCCGACGAAGATAGTGCGCCCTCAGGCAGCCGTCTTGGAAGAACCCGAAATGGCCTGGTCCATGAACTCGGTCGGCGTGACGCCGCAGAGCGCGCGGAATTCGTTCACCAGGTGCGACTGGTCGTAGAAGCCGCCATCGACCGCCATGTCCGCCCACGCAGGCGAAGGCTGCAGGCGCAATGTGCGCAGGCAGGCATGCAGCCTTGCGAGGCGGCTCCAGGCGCGCGGCGACAGCCCGACGTGCCCGTGAAAGAGTTGCTGCAGGCGCCGCTCGCCCACGCCGACAGCAGCAGCCACTTCGCGCAAGGGCCGGCGTCCACCCGATGCAGTGATGAGCTGCGCCGCGCGCATCGCCATCGCAACGGACTGGCCCATGGCATCGCCCGCAGCCAGCCGGTGCTGCAAGGCGCGGTGCAGCAACGCCACTCGCGCCGCATCGCCCGGCGCCTCGGCCATGCGTTCCAGCAACTCGGCGCCTTCGCCACGCCAAAGCGCATCGAGGTGCACGGCGCTGCCGCCGATCTCGCCAGCCGGCATTCCCAGCAGGGCGGCGGCGGCGCCAGGGCGCAGCGTGACGGAGAGCCCTTCCACGCGCCGGCGCATGCGCACCACCACCGGTGCGATCGATGCGCCGATGGCTTCCGCCGCATGCCCTTCGCCTTCATCCGCGGACGGCGCGTCGCCGAAGTTGAAGACCAGCCGCACCGCGCCATCGGGCAGCACGCGCTCGCGCACCTCATGGCCTTCCGCAATGGTTTCGCGGTACAGCAGGATGTGCGAGACATGCGCCCGCAGCGCGGCCCCCACCGGGACCGCGCGCAGCGTTCCGGCGGGCACGCTTGATTCCGGCCCGTGCAAGGGATCTTCGTCGAGGCGAAGGAAGAGGCGTTCGGCCATGGCTGCTGATTGTGATGAAAACCCCGCGCTGGCGCGAGCCGCCGGCAGTCGCTGAAAATCGGCCGCTTCCGCCCGCCCCACACGAATGTCTACCGCCGCCCTCCCCGTCCTCTATTCGTTCCGCCGCTGCCCCTATGCGATGCGGGCACGGCTCGCGCTGGTCGCAAGCGGCCAACACTGCGAGCTGCGCGAGGTGGTGCTGAAGAACAAGCCACCCGAGATGCTGGCCGCCTCGCCCAAGGGCACGGTGCCGGTGCTGCTGACGCAAGACGGCACGGTGCTCGAACAAAGCCTGGACGTGATGCGTTGGGCGCTGCAGCGCAACGACCCGCACCGCTGGCTGCAACCCGACGCCGGCACGCCCGAAGACATGCTGGCGCTGGTCGCCACATGCGACGATGAATTCAAGCCCCAGCTCGATCGCTACAAGTACCCCGGCCGGTTCGCGGATGCCGGGGATTCGGCGCGCGAGCAAGGCGCCCGGTTCCTGCGCGATCTCGAAGCCAAGCTCACAGCCTCGCCCCACCTGGCCGGCACGCACGCCACGCTGGCCGATGCCGCCGTCATGCCCTTCGTGCGCCAGTTCGCAATGGTCGAGCCCGCATGGTTCGACGCGCAACCCTGGCCGCGCCTGCACGCCTGGCTGTCCGGCTGGACCGCTTCGGATCTGTTCGCACGCGCCATGCACAAGTACGCGCCCTGGCAAGGCGGCGAACGCGGCGTCGACTTTCCCCCGGCCTAACCCGCCGTCGCAGCCACGGACGCGCGCTGCACGCATTCCACAAAGTGCTGCGCCGCCGGCGTCAGCAACTGGCCCTTGCGCTTGATGACGCACACGTTCAGCGTCGGCAGCGTTTCCTGGATGTCCACGCGGCGGATGCCGTGGCGCTTGAAGGTGAGCTTGACCAGCGGCTCGACGAACAGGCCGATCAGGTCCATGTGCCCGACCAGCCCGAGCGCCACCGTGACCGACTGCCCCTGGATCACGCGCGTGGGCGGTGGCAGGCCCAGCGGCATGAACAGCGGCGCCACCGAGTCGCTTCCCCGTTGGTCGTGATCGTCGCCCGGCAGTATCCACTCGGCCTCGTACAGGTCCATCAGCGAGCGGCTCGCGCGCAGTGGATGGCGCTCGCGCAGGCCGACCACCAGTTGCACGGGAAACAGCTCGATGGCCTCGAACTGCGGATCGAGCTTGCCCGGCACCACGTGGGCGACCGCGAAATCCAGATAGCCGTCGCGCAGCCTTGCCAGCATCCACGGCAGCACCGCTTCGCTGAACTGCACGTCGACCGCGGGCAGGCGCGTGTGGAAGTCCTTGAACGCGGCGGGCAGCACGGTCAGCGCGAACGAGGCGCTGACAGCGATCGAGATGGAGCCGGTGGCACCGTCGCGGATCTGCGTGATCTCGTCGCGCGCACGTTGCATGTCGGCCAGCAGCAGCCTGGCCCGGGGCGCGAAGGCCCGGCCGAATTCGGTGAGCCGCACGCCCTTGACGCTGCGCTCCACCAGCGGCGCGCCGACCTCGCGCTCCAGTTCGCGCACGATCTTGGTCACGGCCGGCTGTGAGATGCCTAGCACGCGCGCGGCGGCGCGAATGCTCATCTGCTCGACCACCGCCACGAAGGCGTGCAACTGGTTGGGTTTCATGAAAACTAAAAGTTATCTTTAACGCCCAATTATTGTCTTTTCATGACAGCGGCGAGTCTCTAGCATCCGGCGCGGTCGGGGTGTAGATACCTTCGACCGACATCCACGAAAAGCAAAGCACACACTGGAGAGACATGAACATTCCAAGCACGCCGTCCTCGGCGCCCGCGCGCAGGCGCCAGACCAT includes:
- a CDS encoding DUF1045 domain-containing protein, which encodes MTEHASRRAHRYAAYFAPAIESAWWEAGSNWLGRCAASGAPRPQPVFDGLPAELQRKATAAPRRYGWHATLAAPFTLWPHIGEATLRDGLQTLCQAWEPFAMPALEVALLDDFLALVPVQPSPALRAVAGACVTGLHAFAEPLSPAELQRRRAAGLTPEEDALLVRWGYPFVLERFRFHMSLTGSLRDTAPDMVEALRAAAQRHFAPLLASPPLRFEGISLFAEPAPGADFMCLAQMELGR
- a CDS encoding LysR substrate-binding domain-containing protein, with protein sequence MKPNQLHAFVAVVEQMSIRAAARVLGISQPAVTKIVRELEREVGAPLVERSVKGVRLTEFGRAFAPRARLLLADMQRARDEITQIRDGATGSISIAVSASFALTVLPAAFKDFHTRLPAVDVQFSEAVLPWMLARLRDGYLDFAVAHVVPGKLDPQFEAIELFPVQLVVGLRERHPLRASRSLMDLYEAEWILPGDDHDQRGSDSVAPLFMPLGLPPPTRVIQGQSVTVALGLVGHMDLIGLFVEPLVKLTFKRHGIRRVDIQETLPTLNVCVIKRKGQLLTPAAQHFVECVQRASVAATAG
- the phnN gene encoding phosphonate metabolism protein/1,5-bisphosphokinase (PRPP-forming) PhnN, coding for MTGRLVYVAGPSGAGKDSLLAWLKNRLSPDAPVAFARRTITRAATADGEQHDSIDVHGFLHLREAGAFGLDWEANGLCYGVRHAELPPLRGSAVVIVNGSRAYLPEAARRYPEMTVVHITASVQTLRQRLTARGRESADMVEARVQRALDFRMPSGMAAIEIHNDHGLAEAGERLAHALQLAAVA
- a CDS encoding SDR family NAD(P)-dependent oxidoreductase, translating into MQNESANRPLKNCVAVVTGASRGAGRGIAVELGAAGATVYVTGRSTREQPATTYAQLLALSDMQAVPGSIDDTADEVTRMGGHGIAVSCDHTREEEVVALFARVEKDAGRLDLLVNNAWGGHETFNGVFDAPFWEHPLSNWDAMFDRGVRNHLVAGRCAAPLMVRQKKGLVLTTTFWDRDHYLRGNLFYDLAKAAMTRLSFGMAQDLRPHNVASIAVSPGWMRTEFVLAGHKTDEAHWHEQPALARTESPRYLGRAVAALAGDPKVMEKSGEVLRVADLAREYGFTDIDGRQVEAFEM
- a CDS encoding glutathione S-transferase — its product is MSTAALPVLYSFRRCPYAMRARLALVASGQHCELREVVLKNKPPEMLAASPKGTVPVLLTQDGTVLEQSLDVMRWALQRNDPHRWLQPDAGTPEDMLALVATCDDEFKPQLDRYKYPGRFADAGDSAREQGARFLRDLEAKLTASPHLAGTHATLADAAVMPFVRQFAMVEPAWFDAQPWPRLHAWLSGWTASDLFARAMHKYAPWQGGERGVDFPPA
- a CDS encoding AraC family transcriptional regulator, with amino-acid sequence MAERLFLRLDEDPLHGPESSVPAGTLRAVPVGAALRAHVSHILLYRETIAEGHEVRERVLPDGAVRLVFNFGDAPSADEGEGHAAEAIGASIAPVVVRMRRRVEGLSVTLRPGAAAALLGMPAGEIGGSAVHLDALWRGEGAELLERMAEAPGDAARVALLHRALQHRLAAGDAMGQSVAMAMRAAQLITASGGRRPLREVAAAVGVGERRLQQLFHGHVGLSPRAWSRLARLHACLRTLRLQPSPAWADMAVDGGFYDQSHLVNEFRALCGVTPTEFMDQAISGSSKTAA